GCCCGACAAGGGCGCACCGGAGGCCGGGGGATCGGCCGGGACCGTGGTCGCGCCGGGAAAGCCCGGCGAACCGGCCAGGCGGATATCGCCCGAGGAAGCCGCGAAGCTGCTTCCCGACCAGAGCCCGAACAGCGCCGACTTCGCCTACGCGCAGATGATGATCGTGCACCACCGGCAGGCCCTGACCATGACCGCGCTGGCCCCGCGGCGAGCGGCCTCGGCTCAGGTGAAGGGGGTCGCCGAGCGGATCGCGGCGGCGCAGAAGCCGGAGATCGGCGCGATGGAAGGTTGGCTGAAAAACAACGGTGGTCCGCGCGAACAGGCGGGCCACGACCATCATTCGATGCCGGGGATGGCGAGCGAGGCGCAGCTGAAGGAACTCGCCGACGCGAAGGGCAAGGCCTTCGACGAACTCTTCCTGAAGCTGATGATCACGCATCACGAGGGAGCGGTGACGATGGCCGCCGAGGTGCTGACCGAGGGCAACAACGTCCTCGTGGAGGAGATGGCGAACGACGTGATCGCCCAGCAGTCGGCGGAGATCGGGAGGATGCGGTCCCTGTAGCCCGAGGTGCGCCCAGGTCCGTCCGGGCCGGTGCCGGCCGTCCCCTCCCCGTGGGGGCTGAGCGCCGAGTTCGTGGTCGCGGACGGCCCGGGCTCCGGGCGCACCTCTCAGGCGGCCGGGGGCTCGGGGGCGTTCTCCCGTACGGCCTGGGCGGCCGCCGCCGTGAGGACCGTGGCGAGCAGGCCCGGGAAGAGGGCTTCGAGGTCTTCCTCGCGCAGGGCGTTGAGCTTGGCCGTACCGCGGTACGTCTGCCGGATGACTCCGCCCTCGCGCAGCACCCGGAAGTGGTGCGTCGTCGTGGACTTGGTCACCGGCAGGTCGAAGTACGAGCAGCTCAGTTCGGCGCGCTCGCGCGCCATGTCCCGCACGATCCGCAGCCGTACCGGGTCCGCGAGCGCGTGCAGCACCGCCTCCAGGCGGATCTGGTCGCGCGTGGGGTGTTCGAGGGCGCGTGGGCTGGTGGCGGTCGTCATGGCGGCGGCTCCACTTCATCCGGGGTACGGGCCATTGTACGAGAACCCTCGTAGTTTGACAGATGCCGTACTACGATGGTTACCGTACTAGCGTCCTTCGAGGCACCCCGAAACGGAGTCCGTCATGAGCGTCGCCCTGTTCGAGCCCTACACCCTGCGGTCGCTGACCGTCCCCAACCGGGTCTGGATGGCGCCCATGTGCCAGTACTCGGCGGAGATGACCGGACCGAACGCGGGCGTCGCCACGGACTGGCACTTCGCCCACTACGCCTCCCGGGCCACCGGCGGCACCGGACTGATCCTGGTCGAGGCGACCGCCGTCAGCGCCGAGGGCCGGATCAGCCCGGCGGACCTCGGCCTCTGGAACGACACCCAGACCGAGGCCCTCCGCCGGATCGCCGGCTTCCTCAAGGACCACGGCACCGTCCCCGGCATTCAGATCGGGCACGCGGGACGCAAGGCATCGACCAACCGCCCCTGGGAGGGCCGCGGGCCCGTCCCCGAGGGCGGTCCCGGCTGGCAGCCCGTCGCGCCGAGCCCGGTCGGGTTCGCCGAGGGCTACCCGGTGCCGACCGAGCTGACCGTCGAGAAGATCCGGGAGATCACCGGACAGTTCGCGGACGCGGCCCGCCGCGCGCTCGACGCCGGCTTCCAGGTCATCGAGGTGCACGGCGCCCACGGATATCTGATCGGCGAGTTCCTCTCCCCGCACAGCAACCACCGCACCGACGCGTACGGCGGCTCCTTCGAGAACCGGACCCGGCTCGCCCTGGAGATCGTCGACGCCGTACGGTCCGTGTGGCCCGAGGAGCTGCCCGTCTTCTTCCGGATCTCCGCCACCGACTGGCTGGAGGAGCAGGGCTGGACGGTCGACGAGACCGTACGGTTCGCCGCGCTCCTCCGCGAGCACGGCGTCGACCTCCTCGACGTCTCCAGCGGCGGCAACGGCGGGCCGGCCGAGATCCCGGTCGGCCCCGGCTACCAGGTGCCCTTCGCGGCCCGCGTCAAGGCCGAGACCGGGCTGCCGGTGGCCGCCGTCGGTCTGATCACCGAGAGCGGGCAGGCCGAGAAGATCGTCGCCAACGGTGAGGCCGACGCGGTCCTCCTCGGCCGCGAGCTGCTGCGCGACGCCTCCTGGGCCCGCCGCGCCGCCCGTGACCTGGGCGCGCCGACCCACCCGGCGCCGCCGCAGTACGCCTGGGCGATCTGAGGATCGCGCGGCGCCCGCCGCCGCCTGGCACGCGGGCGTACGGCAGGGGCGCGGGTGTCTCCGGGAGTGTCCGGGAGCCGTTGTCAGTGGCCGGGTGCAGACTGGCCCGTATCCGCGACAACGGCGTCCTGGAGGTAGGCAGCCATGTCCGACGTACTCCTCACCGTAGGCACCCGCAAGGGGCTCTTCATCGGCCGCAGGCACGACGGCCGATGGGAGTTCGGCGATCCGGCCTTCCCCGCGCAGGCCGTCTACTCGGTCGCCATCGACACCCGCGGGCCGACCCCGCGGCTGCTCGTGGGCGGGGACAGCGCCCACTGGGGGCCGTCCGTCTTCCACTCCGACGACCTCGGCACGTCCTGGACCGAACCGGCGCGGCCGGCCGTCAGGTTCCCCGAGGACACCGGCGCCTCCCTGGAGCGCGTCTGGCAGCTGCACCCGGCACCCGAGCACTCCCCCGGCGTCGTGTACGCGGGGACGGAGCCGGCCGCGCTCTTCCGGTCCGGGGACGGCGGTGAGTCCTTCGAGCTCGTCCGGCCGCTGTGGGAGCACCCGACCCGCTCCCAGTGGGTGCCGGGCGGGGGCGGCGAGGCCGTGCACACGGTGGTGACCGACCGGCGCGACCCGGCGGCCGTCACCGTCGCCGTGTCCACCGCCGGGGTGTTCCGCTCGCAGGACGGCGGGGCCGCCTGGGAGCCCTCCAACGAGGGCGTGTCGGCGGTGTTCCTCCCGGATCCGCACCCGGTGTTCGGGCAGTGCGTCCACAAGATCGCCCAGGACGCGGGCAATCTCGACCGCCTCTATCTGCAGAACCACTGGGGCGTCTTCCGCAGCGACGACGCGGGCGGCAGCTGGACGGACATCGGTTCCGGCCTGCCGTCCGACTTCGGCTTCGCCGTCGCCGCGCACCCGCACCGCCCGGACACCGCCTATGTCTTCCCCATCACCGCGGACTCCGACCGGGTCCCGGCCGGCCGCCGGTGCCGGGTCTACCGCACGACCGACGCCGGAGCCACCTGGGAGCCGCTGAGCCGGGGACTGCCCGAGGGCGACCACTACGGCACGGTGCTCAGGGACGCGCTGTGCACGGACGACGCGGACCCGGCGGGCGTGTACTTCGGCAACCGCAACGGCGAGGTGTACGGGAGCGCCGACGACGGCGACAGCTGGCGACTCCTCGCCGAACACCTGCCGGACGTGCTGTGCGTGAGGGCGGCGGTGGTCTGACCCGGCCGGCGGCCTGCGGGGCCCCCAGGGTCAGGGCAGGCGCCAGTCCACCGGCTGGGCGCCCTGCTCCAGGAGGAGTTCGTTCGCGCGGCTGAAGGGGCGGGAGCCGAAGAAGCCGCGGTCCGCCGACATCGGGGACGGGTGCGCGGACTCGATCGCCGGCAGGTTCCCGAGGAGCGGGCGGGCGTTGCGCGCGTCGCGGCCCCAGAGGATCGACACCAGGGGCTTGCCCCGGGCGGCGAGCGCGCGGATCGCCTGCTCGGTCACCTCTTCCCAGCCCTTGCCGCGGTGGGCGGCCGGCTTGCGCGGGGCGGTGGTCAGCGCCCTGTTGAGGAGGAGGACGCCCTGCCGGGTCCACGGGGTCAGATCGCCGTTCGACGGCCGGGGCATCCCGAGGTCGGTGTGCAGCTCCCGGAAGATGTTCTCCAGGCTGCCCGGCAGCTGACGGACCTCGGGCGCGACCGCGAAGCTCAGCCCGATCGCCATGCCCGGTGTCGGATAGGGGTCCTGTCCCACGATCAGGACCCGCACGTCGTCGAAGGGCTGCTGGAACGCCCGCAGTACGTGCTGTCCGGCCGGCAGATAGGTCCGGCCCGCGGCGATCTCCGCCCGCAGGAAGTCACCCATCTCCGCCACCCGGCCCGCCACGGGACCGAGAGCCTCCGCCCAGCCGGGCTCCACCAGTTCCTTCAAAGGTCGCGCTGTCACGGTCCGTCACTCTACCGGCCTACTGTGACACCCCGGTGCGGGCGCCTTCACGGGCCGCCCCCTAGACTCCGCCCACTCCCCCGCCCCACTCGTCACGAGGACGGTGCACCGTGACCCCGGTCGACTCCGCGGCATCCGTGAACGACTCTTCCGGCGCTCTGGTCGTCGGCATCGACTCCGGTGGTTCGGGACTCCGGATCGCACTGGCCGAGGCGGCGGGCGGGACCGTGCTCGGCACCCGCTCGTCGCGCGAACCGGTGCGGACCGGCCCCGGTGGCATCTCCGCCCGGCACTTCCTCGACCAGGTCCTGCCTGCCGTCCGGGCCCTGACGGAGCACCACGGCCCGCGGCCGATCACCGCCGCGGCCGTGGGAGCCGCCGGGATGGCGACGCTCGGGGAGGAACTGCGGGCCGAGCTGCCGAGCGCCTTCGCCGAGGCCTGGGGCGTCCGACGGCTCGCGCTGGCGGCCGACGCCGTCACCGCGTACGCCGGTGCGCTCGGGCAGCGACCGGGCTCCGTCGTCGCCGGCGGCACCGGGATGATCGCGCTGGGCACGGATCTGACGTCCTGGCGGCGGGCGGACGGCTGGGGGCATCTCCTCGGCGACTGCGGCAGCGGCGCCTGGATCGGCGGGGCGGGGCTGGAGGCGGCCATGCGCGCGCACGACGGCCGGCGCGGCGGGTCGACGGCGCTCCTGGCCCGGGCGGAGAAGCTGTTCGGTCCGGCGTCCGGCCTGCCGGGCGTGCTCTACCCCCGTACCGACCGGCCCGCCGTGCTCGCCTCCTTCGCCCCCGAGGTGGGCCGGTGCGCCTCCGGGGACCCGGTGGCGGCGGAGATCCTGGCGCGGGCGGCCCGGCACATCGCCGAGGCCGCCGAGGCGGCGTGCCCGGCCGGGCCGGGGGCGCTGGTGGCGCTGACGGGCGGCCTGTTCAAGATGGGCGACCCCCTCCTCGTACCGCTGCGCGCGGCCCTCGGGGAGCTCGTCCCACACGCCCGGACGGCGGCCCCCGCGGGAGATCCACTGGCCGGGGCCGTCGCGCTCGCTGCGGCACTCGCCACCGGGACGCTGCGACTGCCGGAGGACCCCGCGCTGCTGCGCGTGTTCGAGGAAGGTGCCCCGAAGGCGACCTCATCCGCCCAGGTGGGAGGCGGTGCGTCGACCTCCGCCGAGACCGGGAACCGCATTCCGGACGCTTCCCAGGGGGGACATAGAGGGGCAGAAGGCGCATGATCGTACCTCAGCCGACGCCGCCCCGGGCGAAACCAGTAGCATGCGGCGCCATGAGCTCCCCCACTGGGCCTGCTTCCGGCCTGCCTGTACGAATGCCTCGACCCCGTCAGTCCGGGCGGCACCGTCGCCCCGAACCCGCGGCGGCGCCCGAGGGCGCTCCCGCACTGGTTCTCGCTGTGCCCGGCGTGCCGTCCGCCGCCATACGCTCGCTGGCCGAAGAGGTCGTGAGCATCGCCCGTTCCGAGCTGCCCGGCCTCGACGCCCTGATCGGCTTCGTCGAGGGCGACGACAGCGAGTACCCCTCGCTCGCGGCCGTGCTGACGGCCGCAGCCACGCTGCGCGCCGAGCGGTACGAGCTGGCCGTGGCCGCCGGCCGCGAGGTCAGCGCCCCCACGGGCCCCGCCTCGGTCGTCGTGCCGCTGCTCGCGGGTCCCGACAGCGCCCAGACGCGCCAGGTCCGCCAGACCGTCATGGACGCCGGCAACACCGCCGAGCTCACCGACGTCCTCGGCCCGCACCCGCTGCTCGCCGAGGCGCTCCACGTGCGCCTTTCCGAGGCGGGGCTGGCGCGCGCCGACCGCGCCCGGCTGTTCACGGTCGCGACGGCCGCCGACGGCATCATCCTCGCCACGGTCGGCGGCGAGGAGGCCGTGCAGGCCGCGGGGATCACCGGCATGCTGCTGGCCGCGCGCCTCGCCGTGCCGGTCATCGCCGCCGCGCTCGACCAGGAGGGCTCGATCGCCTCCGTCGCCGAGCAGCTGCGCGGCTCCGGTTCGGAGCAGCTCGCGCTCGCCCCGTACCTGATCGGCCCGGAGCTGGCCGACGGTCTCCTCGACGAGGCCTCGAAGGAGGCCGGCTGCGCCGCCGCCGAGCCGCTGGGCGCCTACCCGGCGATCGGCAAGCTCGTGCTGTCCCAGTACACGGCCGCGCTCGGCATCCCGCCGCAGCAGCCGCAGGGCGCGCCCTCGCTCTGAGGCCCGCCACCCCGCCCGTACGCCGAAGGGCCCGCACCGGATGTCCGGTGCGGGCCCTTCGGCGTATCGGCGCTTAGGTGCACGGCCTCCCGGGGGTCTCGCGGGGGCTCAGCCGAAGACGACGCAGGAGGCGGCGGGGGCCTCGATGGCGCCCGCGCGCACGGGGATCCCGGTCTCGGGGTCGAGGCCGAACCAGGTGACGTCGCCGGAACGCTCGTTGGCGGCGTACAGATGCCGACCGGAGGGGGCGAGCGTCAGGTCGCGGGGCCAGACGCCGCCACAGGGCACGGAGGCGACCAGGTCGGCCTTGGTCCCGTCGGGGTCGAGGGCGAGCACGGCGAGGGTGTCGTCCCCGCGCACGGCGGCCCAGAGGAAGCGGCCGTCGGGGGCGACGACGACCTCGGAGGGGTAGCTGGGGCCGGAGGTGCCCTCGGGGACGACGGGGGTCTCGCCGAGAGGTTCGAGGACACCGGCCTCGGCGTCCCAGCGGCAGACGGTGAGGGTGGGTTCCAGCTCGTTCAGGACGTACGCGTGCGTGCCGGCCGGATGGAACACCAGATGCCGCGGCCCGGTGCCGGGGCGCAGTGCGGCCTCGCCGTGGAGGGTGAGGGCCCCGCTGCCGGGGTCGAGCAGGCAGACGCGTACGGAGTCCGTGCCGAGGTCCACGCTGACGATCCAGCGGCCACTGGGGTCGGGCACCACCTGATGGGCGTGCGGCCCGGCCTGCCGGGAGGCCACGGGGCCGCTGCCCTCGTGCCGGAGGACGCTCGCGGCGGGCCGGGCGGTGCCGTCCTCGCCCAGCGGCAGGGCGGTGACGCTGCCCGAGGTGTAGTTGGCGGTGAGGAGGTGTCCCGCGGCGAGGGAGAGATGGGTGGGCGCCGCGCCGTCCACGGGGACGGGCACGCCGAGGAGCCGGGGTGCGGCCCCGCTGACGTCGAAGGCGGCGACGGCCCCCGCCCCGGTCTCGGACACGGCGTGCAGCACGGGGCCCGCGACCGCGAGGAACGAGGGGTCGACGAGGGCCTCGCTGCCGCCGGTGACGGTCAGCCCTCCCGTCTCCTCGTCCACATCGGCGGCGAGGACACCGCGCCCGCCCGCCGAGGTGAAGGAGCCGATGTACGCACGTACGGCGCTCCGGTCCCGAACCGTCCCTGTGCCGCCCACGGTGCCTCCCCTGTCCCCGCGGCCGGTCGCGGTCGACCGGCCTGCGTCCGGCCGACGGTAGCAGGCGGTCTAGACCAAAGAGACGGGTGGGCCGACGAGGCGGCCCGGGCGGGCAGGACCGGACGGTCAGGAGCGGACGAGCAAGGAGCCCGGCGGCGTCCGCAGCGGCTCGTCGAGCGCGGCGAGGAGCTTCTCCAGACCGCTGACGTGACCGAGCGCCGCCTGACCGCCGGCCGGGGCGAGCGCACCGTCCGCCGCCACGCGCTCCCCGGCCTCGCGGCCGCCCTGGGGTGAGGTCAGCCGCTCCACCGCGGCCTCGACGCGCCAGCAGGCCGCGGCCAGGCGGGCGTCGTGGCTCGCGGCGGGGTCGGCCGCCACGGCGGCGAGCCCCCGCACCTCGTCGGCGCACTCGTCGAGGAGCGCCAGGACCCGCCGCGCGCGGGCCTTCCGGCCGCGGAACGGGCTCAGCGGGTGGACCAGAGGAGCGAGGGAGAGCCGCACGCGTCCGAGCAGCAGCTCCAGCTCGGCGGCGTGCGGGGTCGGGTCGGCGTCCTCGTCGCCGGACAGGCGCCGCAGCGACGCGGAGGTCGCCGACCGCACGCCCCGGAGCGCCCGCTGGATCCAGGCGTCGTTGATCGCGTGCGTGGTGACCGGGAGGATCAGCAGCACGGCCAGCGCCGCGCTCGCCGCGCCCACGGCGGTCTCCTCGAGACGGAGCACCAGCAGCGCCGGGTCGAGCACCCCGAGGAGCCCGTAGAGCAGACCCGCCATCACGGTCACGGCCAGCATCATCCAGCTGTACGAGACGGGCGCGGTGTAGAAGATCCCGAAGACGCAGAGGGCCACCAGGGCGGCCGTGGGGACCACGGCCCCGTCGAGCGGGATGGCGACGACCATGCCGACGGCGATCCCGATCACCGTGCCGAGGACCCGGCGGAAGCCGCGAACCAGCGTCTCGCCGCGGGACACGGTGTTGACGAAGATCCACCACGTCGTGCCGACGGCCCAGTACCAGCGGTCCTCGGAGAGCACCTGGCCGATCGCGAGCGCCACGGCGCACGCGGCCGCGGCCTGGATCGCCTGCCGGGTGGTCACACGCGAGAGCCCGGTGCCGGGCAGCGGGGCCGGCGCGGCGGGCGGAGGGGTACGGCGTTCCAGCGGCCAGAGGAGGAAGCGCACGGCGCCGGCGGCGGCGAGGGCAATGCCGACGGCCGCGTACAGCTCGGGGAGCTGGCCGGGGACGGCGTGCAGGAACTGGGTGGTGAAGAAGTTCATGAACGCGAAGATCCCCAGCGCGTGCCCGCGCGGGCCCCAGCGCCGCGCGTACACCCCGCAGAAGACCACCGCGAGGAAGGCCATGTCCCGCAGCAGGGTGATGTCGTGCAGCGCGGTGGCGAGGGCGAGGACGGGGAAGCCAGCGGCCGGGAGGAGCAGGGTGGTGACGGCCTGCGCGCGGACGGTGGAGTCCATCACGGTGAAGAGCGCGAGCAGCGCGGCCAGACCGCCGGTGATCGACGCGGTCAGCGAGAGGCCGGCGAGCTCCGCGAGCGCGACGGCGAGCGCGATGCCCATGACGGCGCGCAGCGAGTTCTTCAACCTGACGTGCCCCGGATCCGGTGCCACGAACATCCTCTTCACGGCTGTGAACCGCCCCCTCGTCTTGCCTTCCGCCCTGCCTCGCGGCGTCCCGGGGTGGTGGGAGCTCGCGGACATGACGAAGGCGCCGCGGTCCGGACCGGCCTCGTCGCCGCCCCGGCGCTGCGCGGCGCCGAAAGTACCTGGATACGCCAAGGAAACCATCCGGGGTGCCTCTGGCTCAACTCAAGACCCATCGGGTGGGCCATTGGCCCAGTGGAGGACGGTGACCGTCGGCCGCCGGGCGGCCAACGGACCACCGCTCCACTCCGGTACGCGGCGCCCCGGCCGGGCCGGCACCGGCCTCGCGCGTGTGGCGCCGTCCCCGGTGCGTGGCACCGTGTGCGTACGGACCGGTCAGGCCTTGCTCGTGCGCTCCAGGTCCCGAACGGCCCGGGCCGCCTGTGCGGCGGCGCCGCGGGCCTCGCGCAGGGCGTCTTCGGCCGTCGTCACCGCCTTGCCCGCCGCCGCGGACGCCGTCCGCGCCTCCTGCCTGGCCTGCCGGCCGTCGTGCAGGTCGCGCTCCAGACGGCTGACCAGTTCGGTCGCCTCGTCGGCCGCCTCTGCGGCGGCCTGGCGCGCGTCGCGTGCCTCGGCGAGCTCCCGCTCGCGCAGGGCGACCTCGCCGTCGGCCGCCTCCGCCGCCGTCCGGGCGTGGTCGAGCTCGCGCAGACGGGCACGTTCCTCGCGCAGCCTCCGCGCGTCCTCGCCGCGGACCGGCTTCTTCCTCGGCGCCCGCTCTGCGGCGACTCCGGCCGCCTCGGTGCCGTGGGAGGCCTCGGCGGTCCCGGTGTTCTCGGCCGCTCCGGCGGCCTGGGCTGCGCCTGTCGCTTCGGTGGCCGGGCCCCGGCGGGCGGGTACCGCCTCCGGCGCGACCGCGGGAAATCCGACCGCCGCTTCGGGCGTCTTGACGAGCCGGCCCCTCGACCACTGTTTCGCGACGACCTGGTCGGCGAGAACACCGTGCAGGGTCTGCTCGATCTCGTGCAGCACCGTGTCGCTCACCGACAGCCCGGCCTCGCCCGCGAGCCCGGCGGCCGTGCGGGCGAGCGCGGCGATCAGCTGCTGCCGTTGCCCGCCCGCCGCCCGCAGCTGCTCGGCGTCGAGCGTCCGGTGGGCCTCCCTCAGAGTCTCCCCCAGGGCCAGGAACTGCTCGGCCTCCCGCCGGCGCTGCCTGGCCAGCCGGTTCGCCGCCCACGCGGCGAGCGACGGGCGCCGCAGGGCGGCGATGGCCTTCGCCGACCTCGCGTCCTTCGCCGCGCGCGCCCGGGCGACGTACGTGTCCCGGGCGGCCACGAACTCCGCCGGCCTCAGCCCGTACAACTCCTCGGCGACTTCCTCGACATCCACGCCGCCCACTCTGCGCCGACCGCACGCGGGGACCGGGATCCCGCTCGCGGCCTCCGCCGGATGCCCGCTCCGATCACCCGCACGGGCGCCCCGGTAAGAGCGGTGCGGCCCTTCGTCCGGCGCCTCTTCCGGTTCTTACCCGGAGCCATCGGGCGCAGTCGCCTTCCGGTCCGCCGGGCCGCGCGGGCGAGGCGACCCCGGAGGGGCGGATTCCGTACCGGAATGAAACGATTCCGAACCCGGGGACACCCGTGCCCGAACCCGGGGACCGTGGCAAACCGGGCGGCACGCAGGCAGAGCAGAGGCAGAGGAGGCCCGCGGAGCATGGCCGTGGACGAACTCGACACCAGGATCCTGCGGCTGCTCATCGAGCAGCCGAGGACGAGCGTGCGCGAGTACGCGCGGATCCTGGGCGTGGCGCGGGGCACCGTACAGGCCAGGATCGACCGGCTGGAGCGCGACGGAGTGATCACCGCGACCGGTCCGGTCCTCTCTCCGGCCGCGCTGGGCCACCCGGTCCTCGCCTTCGTCCATGTCGAGGTGACCCAGGGGCACCTCGACGAGGTCGGCGACGCGCTCGCGGCCGTGCCCGAGATCGTGGAGGCCTTCTCCATCACGGGCGGCGGCGATCTGCTCACCCGGGTGGTCGCGCGCGACGCCGGACACCTGGAGGACGTCATCCAGCGGCTCATCCAGCTGCCCGGGGTGGTCCGCACCCGTACCGAGATCGCACTGCGGGAGCGGGTGGCCCACCGGCTGCTGCCGCTGGTCGAGGCGGTCGGACGGCGGTCGGCTTCCATGTGAAGTGAGAAACTTGCCCCACGGTACGAGATATGCGCCTTTTCCTTGCATATGCGAGCCGTGGGGGCCTAATCTCTCGCACATGCAGTCCTACACCATCGGGCAGGCGGCGCGCCTGCTGGGCGTGAGCCCCGACACCGCACGCCGCTGGGCCGACGGCGGCCGGTTCGTCACCCATCGCGACGAGAACGGCCGGCGACTCGTCGCCGGCCCCGATCTGGCCGCCTTCTCCGTCGAGGTCGCACAGAGCGGCCAGGGCGACGACGACGTGGCCCACACCTCGGTGCGCAACGCGTTCCCCGGCATCGTCACGGCCGTCAAACTCGGCGACATCGCCGCGCAGGTGGAGATCCAGGCGGGTCCGCACCGGCTCGTCTCCCTCCTCACCCGGGAGGCCGTGGAGGAGCTGGGGCTCGAGGTCGGCATGCAGGCCACCGCACGCGTGAAGTCGACCAGCGTGCACATCGACCGGATCTGATCCCGCTCGGCCCCGCACCCGTACACCGGCGGCGGCCGATTCGCCGGCCGCCGGACCACGATCGGTCCGCCCCGCCCCTCCCCCTGCGATCCGGAGCCCTCGATGGCGACACCCGCACGACTCGCCCCTCTCCTCGACCAGTTCGACTTCGCCCGGCGTCGGTTGACCGACCGCATGGCGGGGCCCGTGATGGACAGCGGGAACGGCACGGACGTCGAGGTGGGGCCGATGACCGACGCGGAGTTCCTCTGGGAGCCCGGGCCAGGCTGCTGGTCCGTCCGCCGCCGCGCCGACGGTCCGGGGCCGCGCGCCACCGTGCTGACCGGCTCCGGCGCCTGGGGCCGGGACGCGACTCCGGCACCGCACCCGACGCCGCCGCCGTTCACGACGATCGCCTGGCGGCTGAGCCACCTCAGTGAGCTGCTCGCCCTCAGGGCCGACCACACGAACGGCAGCCACGGCCTCACCCGCGACGACTACGAGAGCACCGGCGACGTCACGTCGGCCGTCGCCGCGTTCGACACCGCCGCAGGTGCCTGGCGCGACGCGCTGCTGTCCGCCGACGACGCGGCACTCGACACCGTCGGATACAGCACCTACCCGCACGGCAGCGACCCGGAGGATCCCTTCCTGGAGACCGTCTGGTGGGTGAACCAGGAACTCCTGCACCACGGGGCGGAGATCGCCCTCCTCCGCGACCTGTACCGGATCCGGCAGAGCGGAGCGGCCTGAACCCGGCCCGTCCCTACCGGCCCGACCGGCCACGCCTGCCGATCCGCGGAGAACCCCGTTCCCCGTGCGGGAATTCAGCTGGTCGTACGGGCGAGCAGCATCGCCACGTCGTCCTGCGCCGGCGCCGCGAGCAGCTGGTCCAGGATGTCGTCGCACAGCTCGTCCAGCGGGCGGTCGAGGCGCCGGAGCGCCCGGGCGAGCCGGCGCATCCCCTCGTCGAGGTCGCGGTCGCGGGCCTCGACGAGGCCGTCCGTGTAGAGGACGAGCAGCCCGCCCGCGGGCAGGGTGAACTCCTCGGTGCCGAAGTCGTGGACGCCCGTGCCCAGCGGGGTTCCCGGCGGGCCGTCGAGGAAGGTGACGGCCCCGTCCGGGGTGGCCACGGCCGGCGGCGGATGACCGGCGCGCGCGATGACCCAGCCGTCGGTGGCCGGGTCGTGGACGGCGTACACGCACGTCGCCATCGTGTCCTCGCCGAGGTCGGCGACGACGGCGTCGAGGGAGCTGAGCATCTCGACCGGCGGAATGTCGTGGCTGGCCAGGGTCCTCACGGCCGTGCGCAGCTGGCCCATCACCGCGGCCGCGTGGATGCCGTGGCCCATGACGTCACCGATGACGAGGCCCGTCCGGCCGCCGGGCACGGCGATGACGTCGAACC
This sequence is a window from Streptomyces sp. NBC_00691. Protein-coding genes within it:
- a CDS encoding TOBE domain-containing protein translates to MQSYTIGQAARLLGVSPDTARRWADGGRFVTHRDENGRRLVAGPDLAAFSVEVAQSGQGDDDVAHTSVRNAFPGIVTAVKLGDIAAQVEIQAGPHRLVSLLTREAVEELGLEVGMQATARVKSTSVHIDRI
- a CDS encoding Lrp/AsnC family transcriptional regulator, whose amino-acid sequence is MAVDELDTRILRLLIEQPRTSVREYARILGVARGTVQARIDRLERDGVITATGPVLSPAALGHPVLAFVHVEVTQGHLDEVGDALAAVPEIVEAFSITGGGDLLTRVVARDAGHLEDVIQRLIQLPGVVRTRTEIALRERVAHRLLPLVEAVGRRSASM
- a CDS encoding DinB family protein, coding for MATPARLAPLLDQFDFARRRLTDRMAGPVMDSGNGTDVEVGPMTDAEFLWEPGPGCWSVRRRADGPGPRATVLTGSGAWGRDATPAPHPTPPPFTTIAWRLSHLSELLALRADHTNGSHGLTRDDYESTGDVTSAVAAFDTAAGAWRDALLSADDAALDTVGYSTYPHGSDPEDPFLETVWWVNQELLHHGAEIALLRDLYRIRQSGAA
- a CDS encoding FUSC family protein; translation: MFVAPDPGHVRLKNSLRAVMGIALAVALAELAGLSLTASITGGLAALLALFTVMDSTVRAQAVTTLLLPAAGFPVLALATALHDITLLRDMAFLAVVFCGVYARRWGPRGHALGIFAFMNFFTTQFLHAVPGQLPELYAAVGIALAAAGAVRFLLWPLERRTPPPAAPAPLPGTGLSRVTTRQAIQAAAACAVALAIGQVLSEDRWYWAVGTTWWIFVNTVSRGETLVRGFRRVLGTVIGIAVGMVVAIPLDGAVVPTAALVALCVFGIFYTAPVSYSWMMLAVTVMAGLLYGLLGVLDPALLVLRLEETAVGAASAALAVLLILPVTTHAINDAWIQRALRGVRSATSASLRRLSGDEDADPTPHAAELELLLGRVRLSLAPLVHPLSPFRGRKARARRVLALLDECADEVRGLAAVAADPAASHDARLAAACWRVEAAVERLTSPQGGREAGERVAADGALAPAGGQAALGHVSGLEKLLAALDEPLRTPPGSLLVRS